One region of Fibrobacter sp. UWH6 genomic DNA includes:
- the secG gene encoding preprotein translocase subunit SecG, with translation MATLFWILIVLHVFLCLFLMLLVLVQNDKMGGLAGLGGMTSQSAFSTAGAATFIQKLTRAIAVIFFIVVFALGLITAKQDQAVEESAMQKATRENAAQQAPAIPALPADFGAPAAAPAAEVPAPAAE, from the coding sequence ATGGCAACTCTCTTCTGGATTCTTATCGTCCTCCACGTGTTCCTCTGCTTGTTCCTCATGCTCCTCGTTCTGGTTCAGAACGACAAGATGGGCGGCCTCGCAGGTCTCGGCGGCATGACTTCTCAGTCTGCCTTCTCTACCGCAGGTGCTGCGACCTTCATCCAGAAGTTGACCCGTGCCATTGCAGTTATCTTCTTCATCGTCGTTTTCGCCCTCGGCCTCATCACTGCCAAGCAGGATCAGGCTGTCGAAGAATCCGCCATGCAGAAGGCTACTCGCGAAAATGCAGCCCAGCAGGCTCCGGCAATCCCGGCTCTCCCCGCTGACTTCGGTGCACCGGCAGCAGCTCCCGCAGCTGAAGTTCCGGCTCCCGCCGCAGAATAA
- the tpiA gene encoding triose-phosphate isomerase, with the protein MRQYIIAGNWKMNKTVSESVQLAKDIVEAVKDVKKTEVVIAPTYLAAAKVADVVKGTNVKLAIQDIHWKDQGAYTGKVSVDMVKEIGAEYIIIGHSEQRQYFHETEETVNLKVKKTLEAGLKPIICIGETLDERNGGKLEAVLSTQVKGAFEGVSAADAAKCVLAYEPVWAIGTGVTATDEQAQDTQAYVRSVVAEVYGAEVAEGMRIQYGGSMKGANAAGLLAQKDIDGGLIGGAGLKANTFMEIIAAAEAK; encoded by the coding sequence ATGCGTCAGTATATCATTGCTGGTAACTGGAAGATGAACAAGACCGTTAGCGAATCCGTTCAGCTCGCTAAGGACATCGTTGAAGCCGTCAAGGACGTGAAGAAGACCGAAGTGGTCATCGCTCCGACCTACCTCGCCGCTGCTAAGGTTGCAGACGTCGTTAAGGGCACCAACGTGAAGCTCGCTATCCAGGACATCCACTGGAAGGACCAGGGCGCATACACCGGTAAGGTTTCCGTTGACATGGTTAAGGAAATCGGCGCAGAATACATCATCATCGGTCACTCCGAACAGCGTCAGTACTTCCACGAAACCGAAGAAACTGTTAACCTGAAGGTTAAGAAGACTCTCGAAGCCGGTCTGAAGCCCATCATCTGCATTGGCGAAACTCTCGACGAACGTAACGGCGGCAAGCTGGAAGCCGTTCTCTCCACTCAGGTTAAGGGCGCTTTCGAAGGCGTTTCCGCTGCAGACGCTGCTAAGTGCGTTCTCGCATACGAACCGGTTTGGGCAATCGGTACTGGCGTTACCGCTACCGACGAACAGGCTCAGGACACCCAGGCATACGTTCGTTCCGTCGTTGCCGAAGTCTACGGTGCTGAAGTTGCTGAAGGCATGCGCATCCAGTACGGTGGCTCTATGAAGGGCGCCAACGCTGCAGGCCTCCTGGCTCAGAAGGATATCGACGGCGGTCTCATTGGTGGTGCAGGCCTCAAGGCTAACACCTTCATGGAAATCATCGCTGCTGCAGAAGCTAAGTAA
- the recA gene encoding recombinase RecA — protein MAKKTNTNGINTLGNLSADKAKAVEAAIAQIEKNYGKGSIMALGDQPNEDIPVIPTGCIQLDMALGVGGFPRGRIIEIYGPESSGKTTLTLHAIAEAQKLGGVAAFIDAEHAFDAVYARKLGVDIESLLVSQPDTGEQALDIAETLVRSGAIDIIVIDSVAALVPQAEINGEMGDNHVGLQARLMSQALRKLTGILSKSNTCMLFINQLRMKIGVMFGNPETTTGGNALKFYATQRIDIRRIAAIKDGEDVIGNRTRVKVVKNKVAAPFTQCEFDILYGCGISREASILDLATELDIIQKSGSWFSYNNERIGQGRENTRLFLKDNAELCNEIEQKIRESMKDVELFKLNDGDALAADDETLEITDEA, from the coding sequence ATGGCTAAGAAGACGAACACAAACGGTATCAACACTCTCGGCAACCTTTCCGCAGATAAGGCAAAGGCAGTAGAAGCTGCCATCGCACAGATTGAAAAGAATTATGGAAAGGGTTCTATCATGGCTCTGGGCGATCAGCCCAACGAAGATATCCCCGTTATCCCCACCGGCTGTATCCAGCTGGACATGGCTCTGGGCGTAGGCGGTTTCCCCCGTGGCCGTATCATCGAAATCTACGGACCTGAATCCTCTGGTAAGACTACCCTCACCCTCCACGCCATTGCTGAAGCTCAGAAGCTTGGCGGTGTGGCAGCCTTCATCGACGCAGAACATGCCTTCGACGCTGTTTATGCCCGCAAGCTGGGTGTCGATATCGAATCCCTCCTGGTTTCCCAGCCCGACACCGGTGAACAGGCTCTCGACATCGCAGAAACCCTGGTCCGTTCCGGTGCCATCGACATCATCGTTATTGACTCTGTGGCAGCCCTCGTGCCCCAGGCTGAAATCAACGGCGAAATGGGCGACAATCACGTGGGTCTGCAGGCCCGCCTCATGAGCCAGGCCCTGCGTAAGCTTACCGGCATTCTCTCCAAGTCTAACACCTGCATGCTGTTCATCAACCAGCTGCGTATGAAGATTGGCGTCATGTTCGGCAACCCCGAAACCACCACCGGCGGTAACGCCCTTAAGTTCTACGCCACCCAGCGTATCGACATCCGCCGCATCGCAGCCATCAAGGACGGCGAAGATGTCATCGGTAACCGTACCCGCGTGAAGGTTGTAAAGAACAAGGTTGCAGCACCCTTCACCCAGTGCGAATTCGACATTCTCTACGGTTGCGGCATTTCTCGCGAAGCCTCCATCCTGGATCTGGCTACCGAACTGGATATCATCCAGAAGAGCGGTTCCTGGTTCAGCTACAATAACGAACGTATTGGCCAGGGTCGCGAAAACACCCGCCTGTTCCTGAAGGACAACGCAGAACTCTGCAACGAGATCGAACAGAAGATCCGCGAAAGCATGAAGGATGTAGAACTCTTCAAGCTGAACGACGGTGACGCTCTGGCCGCAGACGACGAAACTCTGGAAATCACCGACGAAGCCTAA
- a CDS encoding CinA family protein, producing MNNANEMNLEQLAIAVKEALQAKGQMMATAESCTGGLIASTLVDIPGSSAVLAGGIVAYQNEVKENLLDVPAEILNTVGAVSAETVKAMAEGARRKFGCEWAVSTSGIAGPGGAEPGKPVGTVWIGVANSLQNEAFCEIFSGNRNQVREKSVYRTLQVLLEKIVQKSTCTSEH from the coding sequence GTGAACAACGCAAACGAAATGAATCTCGAGCAGTTGGCAATCGCCGTCAAGGAAGCTCTGCAAGCAAAAGGCCAGATGATGGCCACCGCAGAATCCTGCACCGGCGGGCTTATCGCAAGCACCCTGGTCGACATTCCGGGCAGTTCCGCAGTCCTGGCAGGAGGCATTGTCGCCTACCAGAACGAAGTCAAGGAAAACCTCCTGGACGTTCCCGCAGAAATCCTCAACACCGTTGGTGCCGTTTCTGCAGAAACCGTCAAGGCCATGGCTGAAGGAGCCCGCAGGAAGTTTGGTTGCGAATGGGCGGTTTCCACATCGGGAATCGCAGGCCCGGGCGGCGCTGAACCAGGCAAACCTGTTGGTACAGTGTGGATTGGTGTCGCCAATAGTTTGCAAAATGAAGCTTTTTGCGAAATTTTTTCGGGAAACCGCAATCAAGTCCGCGAAAAAAGCGTGTATAGAACATTGCAGGTACTTCTAGAAAAAATAGTTCAAAAAAGCACTTGCACAAGTGAACACTAG
- a CDS encoding DUF5683 domain-containing protein — protein MSWFKPIRSRSLRAGVLALLLLVAGVFAAESPQDSVNPMQKGVTGIRAIDTLKVNEWDIPTERNSLPLTMLLSILPGGGHYYTEHYVRGGFITAIELALFYEVVYNKDFQYRRVLEQAEPFRDSVSFYTRKIMGLQSRDSLEYYQKKRTDNINRLRAYSDKKMEQEDLRKAETAWLYGLQLYSMFDAFGIWYKNNYRSNELRSMKSAALWAIIPGFGQMYNGEFGKAGLLYMGLMGASVSVWTSQNMVEYYLDRKHMQAGESTTSEDYERVVERVTYYRKNRNQYIWASALLYLYSIGDAVVDALLSDFDNPLHLALLPNFNGGAQALFTFDF, from the coding sequence ATGAGTTGGTTCAAGCCTATCCGGAGTCGCTCCCTGCGGGCCGGAGTCCTGGCCCTGCTGCTGTTGGTGGCCGGGGTCTTTGCCGCTGAATCTCCTCAAGACAGTGTCAATCCCATGCAAAAGGGCGTTACCGGAATTAGGGCCATCGATACCCTCAAGGTAAATGAATGGGATATTCCTACCGAGCGGAATTCTCTTCCCTTGACCATGCTCTTAAGTATCCTGCCGGGTGGTGGTCATTATTACACGGAACATTACGTTCGTGGTGGATTCATTACCGCAATCGAACTTGCTCTTTTTTACGAAGTTGTCTACAATAAGGACTTCCAGTATCGACGAGTCCTGGAACAGGCGGAACCTTTTAGAGATTCCGTCTCCTTCTATACCCGAAAGATCATGGGTTTGCAGTCTAGGGACAGCCTTGAATATTATCAAAAAAAACGTACGGACAACATCAATCGTCTGAGAGCCTACAGCGACAAGAAAATGGAACAGGAAGACCTGCGCAAGGCTGAAACGGCCTGGCTCTATGGTCTGCAGTTGTATAGTATGTTCGACGCCTTTGGTATCTGGTATAAGAACAATTATCGAAGCAATGAATTGAGGAGTATGAAGTCTGCCGCCTTGTGGGCCATTATCCCCGGTTTTGGACAAATGTATAATGGGGAGTTTGGCAAGGCCGGCTTACTATATATGGGACTGATGGGAGCAAGCGTCAGCGTCTGGACTTCGCAGAACATGGTAGAATATTACCTCGACCGCAAGCATATGCAGGCTGGAGAAAGCACGACTAGTGAAGACTACGAACGTGTGGTAGAGCGTGTGACCTATTACCGCAAGAACCGTAACCAGTATATCTGGGCTTCGGCGCTCCTGTATCTGTATTCTATTGGCGATGCGGTGGTGGACGCCCTGTTGAGCGACTTTGACAACCCGCTGCACCTGGCTCTGTTGCCGAATTTCAACGGCGGCGCCCAGGCTCTGTTTACCTTTGATTTTTAA
- a CDS encoding histidine phosphatase family protein has product MILWTIRHTKPYNPKDVCYGRLDFDVSPTFEEESEGALKALVAAGAKPTRLFSSPLLRCTRLAEKAAKVTGLEVEKRDEIIEINFGDWEGQKMDQVPREQMLGWANDLRGYRFNNGECFYDIDKRAGRLLDSLDDDGEFLWISHAGVIAALQHFACGLPDDQFVEGAFSYAMVTRFEFKRNAEGHYRGTYTKIHDGIQMVPLKIG; this is encoded by the coding sequence ATGATTCTCTGGACCATCCGCCATACCAAGCCTTACAATCCCAAAGATGTCTGTTACGGCAGACTGGACTTTGACGTTTCCCCTACTTTCGAAGAAGAAAGCGAGGGCGCCCTGAAGGCCCTGGTGGCCGCTGGAGCCAAGCCCACCCGTTTGTTTTCAAGCCCGTTGCTCCGCTGCACCCGCCTAGCCGAAAAGGCCGCCAAGGTGACCGGCCTCGAAGTCGAGAAGCGAGACGAAATCATCGAGATCAACTTCGGTGACTGGGAAGGTCAGAAGATGGATCAGGTTCCTCGCGAACAAATGCTGGGATGGGCCAACGACCTCCGAGGTTACAGGTTCAACAACGGCGAATGTTTCTATGACATCGACAAGCGCGCCGGCCGCCTGCTAGACAGCCTCGACGACGATGGAGAATTTCTGTGGATCAGCCACGCAGGTGTAATCGCCGCATTGCAGCACTTCGCCTGCGGACTCCCCGACGACCAGTTCGTAGAAGGTGCATTCAGTTACGCCATGGTCACCCGCTTTGAATTCAAGCGTAACGCCGAAGGCCACTATCGAGGAACCTACACAAAGATTCATGACGGAATCCAGATGGTTCCGCTGAAAATCGGTTAA
- a CDS encoding cadherin repeat domain-containing protein produces MFLYDFRKIWLVLLVLGCCSASFAEGLPLEVLPFKFTKIAGDSASQTNAWNDLMKYKLWGTGLYEGDGIVGNGKNAGDGIVFDGGKIHITDSSGYVGSATGDFVMVNDVHSIGGPLVFGGSFKGGTGLDSILIGPSHFRGTFEASFNGRNNEFFAGMYCVEKGFVVNNNCDGEYYCATQGLRDTKATIGCDGAIPIDEDLDVPVVDYSFFDGMDADHYLKIDTVIHASSTTPNAYIDVPPGDIDDMYNIRVAGIRLENDKPLYVRMQKSGRLTRVFLDGGLEITNHSNIRVIQASDDSEWDRESRTWTTSDENLVSNKDYAGNLLFYTPEEINWTAGEKHLQGTFISGKTITIAQQARFAGQLIAKAIYVQFDFKAEDFRYVRFNPSVIDPTLFATVEFPESERDTVIPLKLNKKTQVKVTFDYCFSVSSETPVDGKISGALADASDFVGLTPICGDSLASAEIDVDSDTLDLKNQIKIHAKLDQFVEAYGTNNKEKFQLKISNLVGAVLKNASGEYVREGAFDMYIIDQDVVPVTRDTVIDAVEDSVFTFAADMFPYESPLDREMGGVVIEAVPAKGSLTYFGKTLTKSDVGRKIPADSLGQLKYVPVADKYGDSLSNYEYTTLKFAVYDSQNSVSSSDKKEGSKTLTVVVTPVNDAPITGPATFTISGHVINGGDKAILDGSISVKDVDDDTFTYAFDPDDPNFAVVDSLFVIDENTGKIHVKDGIELNENVSKSKYEINVIVSDKSASTGKDEDILTASSKVTIEIDFNNNPPTIMTDTVHVVENSKSGTSADSSLKSIDKDAGDTVKTYTLVGTSNWFEVSKSGVITVKEGAKIDYEKSKNETLTIQVCDEYNGCSEKNVVVAIVDVPNSKVKIVEGKNEQGEWPNPTTIYTNVPNIELSCTFDNSPSAEKCKEANLKDGCQYVTVEYDNPDLDGAARDSVKVCYSSAAPIVTVGAGDNEVVADNIYTIVESLDEDDANTYVNATKNKIHVTVSDPVSNVKKDYYIEIDLDTTGIPSSTLSTMGTVEKANILLDETKVTERTPVNGDVVVLSYKESFAGRDSVTVSYEVDKNGDIIKVPVMNSKGKYDSVEVYTVSYETVVNGRTVTISYKADAATGAVLLVDANGNLMTESAASKKDIDAVPYTVSYDYVDANGNSVNIAYGVNRKGELVRSDVGDIGYSVSYTYVNVYGNGATQSVFIVLDRVGPKVEITYPQTGDLVRANFVEVTWKVNGVVQDTLVLQSLEKGTNPIIRFYKDKAGNMGADTVWVVMKDAKDVEISVEQPVAVVTKEKVEEYYASNPPKPGETFAVSLRNPSTGKEAETLIGGSFKNENGSGKVPYEGVEEGTHLGPTLVMDVKVPVVSGVGGLATLDDLVGSDGLVAIEGVSAANSVKLTVSDYVNQYCEDGFDYVNASNANLYDIKMDVKIWVYTTLGNFVDYYRFTQELNDPSFANEAGLLQMFFELKPDKDGYVRAESGKLFATGAYVYKVDVGMKSVLKCTLPPVNDLTAKKKGDIIKTSDDMLKSFGYKRPGNKK; encoded by the coding sequence ATGTTTTTGTATGATTTTAGAAAGATTTGGCTAGTTTTGCTAGTTCTGGGTTGCTGTAGCGCATCTTTTGCAGAGGGACTCCCTCTGGAAGTGCTCCCTTTTAAGTTTACAAAAATTGCCGGGGATTCTGCGTCTCAGACCAATGCATGGAATGACCTCATGAAGTATAAACTTTGGGGTACCGGTCTGTACGAAGGTGATGGCATTGTCGGTAACGGAAAAAATGCCGGCGATGGTATTGTCTTTGATGGTGGAAAAATCCATATTACGGATTCTTCTGGCTATGTTGGTAGTGCCACTGGCGACTTCGTCATGGTAAATGATGTGCATTCTATTGGCGGCCCCCTGGTTTTTGGAGGCTCCTTTAAGGGTGGAACCGGACTGGATTCCATCTTGATCGGACCTTCTCATTTTAGGGGTACTTTTGAGGCTTCCTTTAATGGCCGAAATAACGAATTCTTTGCAGGCATGTATTGTGTAGAAAAAGGCTTTGTCGTAAACAATAATTGTGACGGCGAATATTATTGCGCAACGCAGGGCCTTCGTGATACAAAGGCTACTATTGGGTGTGATGGAGCTATCCCCATTGATGAGGATCTTGATGTTCCTGTTGTTGATTACTCTTTCTTTGACGGTATGGATGCTGATCATTATCTGAAAATTGATACGGTCATTCATGCTTCTTCCACGACTCCCAACGCCTATATTGATGTGCCCCCCGGTGATATTGACGATATGTATAATATCCGTGTTGCGGGTATCAGACTGGAAAATGACAAGCCCTTGTATGTTCGCATGCAGAAGAGCGGTCGTTTGACTCGCGTCTTTTTGGATGGTGGACTTGAAATCACCAACCATAGTAATATTCGCGTAATCCAGGCTTCCGATGATAGTGAATGGGATAGGGAATCTAGAACGTGGACCACATCTGATGAAAATTTGGTTAGCAATAAGGATTATGCCGGCAACCTTTTGTTTTACACTCCCGAAGAGATTAACTGGACTGCTGGCGAAAAGCATCTTCAGGGTACATTCATTTCTGGCAAGACCATTACCATTGCGCAGCAGGCCCGTTTCGCTGGCCAGCTGATTGCCAAGGCTATTTATGTACAGTTTGACTTCAAGGCCGAAGACTTCCGCTATGTGCGCTTCAACCCGTCTGTAATTGACCCGACCTTGTTTGCTACGGTTGAATTCCCCGAAAGCGAAAGAGATACGGTTATTCCCTTGAAGCTGAACAAGAAGACACAGGTGAAGGTGACATTTGATTATTGCTTCAGTGTGTCTTCTGAAACTCCGGTTGATGGAAAGATCAGTGGCGCTCTGGCAGATGCTTCTGACTTTGTGGGGCTTACTCCTATTTGCGGAGATTCTTTGGCTTCCGCAGAAATTGACGTTGATTCTGACACTCTCGATTTGAAAAATCAGATCAAGATTCACGCAAAGCTGGATCAGTTTGTCGAAGCGTATGGCACGAACAATAAAGAAAAATTCCAGTTGAAGATTTCGAATCTTGTCGGTGCCGTTTTGAAGAATGCTTCTGGTGAATACGTTCGCGAAGGTGCCTTTGATATGTACATCATCGATCAGGATGTTGTCCCTGTGACTAGGGACACGGTTATTGACGCTGTTGAAGATTCTGTATTCACCTTTGCGGCTGATATGTTCCCCTATGAATCGCCCCTTGATCGAGAAATGGGTGGTGTCGTTATCGAAGCTGTCCCTGCAAAGGGCTCGTTGACCTATTTTGGAAAAACGTTGACTAAGAGTGATGTGGGTAGGAAGATCCCGGCTGATTCCCTTGGTCAGTTGAAGTATGTGCCCGTGGCTGATAAATATGGTGATTCGCTGTCGAATTATGAATACACGACTCTGAAATTTGCAGTCTATGATTCTCAGAATTCCGTAAGCTCCAGTGATAAAAAGGAAGGCTCCAAGACACTAACCGTTGTTGTCACTCCGGTGAACGATGCTCCGATTACTGGCCCTGCCACTTTCACTATTTCTGGCCATGTGATTAATGGTGGCGATAAGGCAATCCTTGACGGATCCATTTCTGTGAAGGATGTCGATGACGATACATTTACCTACGCCTTTGATCCTGATGATCCGAACTTCGCCGTTGTGGATTCCCTCTTTGTTATCGATGAAAATACTGGCAAGATCCATGTGAAGGATGGCATTGAACTGAATGAAAACGTCTCTAAGTCCAAGTACGAAATCAACGTGATTGTAAGCGACAAGAGTGCCTCTACCGGTAAGGACGAAGATATTCTTACTGCAAGTTCCAAGGTGACCATCGAAATCGACTTCAATAACAATCCGCCGACTATCATGACGGATACGGTCCACGTGGTTGAAAATTCCAAGTCCGGAACTTCTGCAGATTCTTCGCTGAAGTCTATCGATAAGGATGCTGGCGATACCGTAAAGACTTATACCTTGGTTGGAACTTCTAATTGGTTTGAAGTTTCTAAGTCTGGCGTAATCACCGTAAAGGAAGGTGCCAAGATTGATTACGAAAAGTCTAAGAATGAGACTCTTACCATTCAGGTTTGCGATGAATACAATGGCTGCTCCGAAAAGAACGTGGTGGTTGCCATCGTGGACGTGCCCAATTCCAAGGTGAAGATTGTTGAAGGTAAAAATGAACAGGGCGAGTGGCCGAACCCCACGACCATTTATACCAACGTTCCGAACATCGAGTTGAGCTGCACCTTCGATAACAGTCCTTCAGCCGAGAAATGCAAGGAAGCTAACTTGAAGGATGGTTGCCAATACGTTACAGTTGAGTATGACAATCCGGATCTGGATGGTGCAGCCCGCGATTCCGTCAAGGTATGCTATAGCTCTGCCGCTCCGATTGTGACTGTTGGCGCCGGAGACAACGAAGTTGTGGCCGACAACATTTATACCATCGTTGAAAGTTTGGATGAAGATGATGCCAACACTTATGTGAATGCAACTAAGAACAAGATTCATGTAACGGTATCTGATCCTGTTTCCAATGTGAAGAAAGACTACTACATAGAGATTGACCTGGATACTACGGGAATTCCCAGTTCCACTCTTTCTACTATGGGAACGGTGGAAAAGGCCAATATCCTTCTTGACGAAACGAAGGTGACCGAACGTACTCCTGTGAATGGCGATGTGGTGGTTCTCTCTTACAAGGAATCTTTTGCGGGTCGCGATTCTGTAACGGTTTCTTACGAGGTGGACAAGAACGGCGACATTATTAAGGTGCCGGTCATGAATTCGAAGGGCAAGTACGACTCTGTTGAAGTTTATACGGTTTCTTACGAAACAGTCGTGAACGGCAGAACCGTAACCATTTCCTATAAGGCTGACGCAGCTACCGGAGCGGTTTTGCTGGTGGACGCCAATGGTAACCTGATGACGGAAAGTGCCGCTTCGAAGAAGGACATTGATGCAGTCCCGTATACTGTATCTTATGACTATGTGGATGCCAACGGCAACTCCGTCAATATTGCCTACGGTGTCAATCGTAAGGGCGAACTGGTTCGTAGCGATGTTGGCGATATCGGCTATTCCGTTTCTTACACCTATGTCAACGTTTATGGCAATGGGGCTACCCAGTCCGTGTTCATTGTGCTAGACCGCGTTGGTCCCAAGGTTGAAATTACCTATCCTCAGACAGGTGATCTCGTCCGCGCAAACTTTGTAGAAGTAACCTGGAAGGTGAACGGCGTGGTGCAGGATACCCTGGTTCTCCAGAGTCTGGAAAAGGGTACCAATCCGATTATCCGTTTCTATAAGGATAAGGCCGGCAACATGGGTGCTGATACCGTCTGGGTTGTGATGAAGGACGCCAAGGATGTCGAGATTTCTGTTGAACAGCCTGTGGCTGTCGTGACCAAGGAAAAGGTCGAAGAATACTATGCCTCTAATCCTCCCAAACCTGGTGAAACCTTTGCTGTTAGTCTTCGCAATCCCTCTACCGGCAAGGAAGCGGAAACCCTGATCGGTGGCAGCTTCAAGAACGAAAATGGCAGCGGCAAGGTTCCCTACGAAGGCGTTGAAGAAGGAACTCACCTTGGTCCTACATTGGTCATGGACGTGAAGGTTCCTGTGGTTAGTGGCGTTGGTGGCCTGGCTACCTTGGATGACTTGGTCGGTTCTGATGGCCTTGTGGCCATTGAAGGTGTGAGTGCCGCAAACAGTGTAAAGCTGACGGTTAGTGATTACGTTAATCAGTACTGCGAAGACGGATTTGATTACGTCAATGCTTCCAACGCTAACCTGTACGACATCAAGATGGATGTGAAGATCTGGGTGTACACGACCTTGGGCAACTTTGTGGATTACTATCGATTCACTCAGGAATTGAACGATCCTTCCTTTGCCAACGAGGCTGGCTTGCTTCAGATGTTCTTTGAACTGAAACCGGACAAGGATGGCTATGTGCGTGCTGAATCCGGCAAGCTGTTTGCTACGGGTGCCTATGTCTACAAGGTTGATGTTGGCATGAAGTCTGTTCTGAAGTGTACCTTGCCGCCGGTGAACGATCTTACTGCCAAGAAGAAGGGCGATATCATCAAGACTAGCGACGATATGCTGAAGTCCTTCGGCTACAAGCGTCCTGGCAACAAGAAGTAA
- the thrH gene encoding bifunctional phosphoserine phosphatase/homoserine phosphotransferase ThrH has protein sequence MFTKQCVVTLDLEGVLAPEIWIAVAEKTGIADLRLTTRDIPDYDVLMKGRIKILEREGIKLSDIQNVIANLGLLEGARDFMDTLRDEAQVIILSDTFQEFAYPIMKNLGMPSIFCHNLVVENDMIKGYHLRLNDQKTKVVKSLQDLNFKVFASGDSFNDTGMLKQADKGCFFCAPDSIVAQFPQLEATKTYAELLEKFHKFQDTL, from the coding sequence ATGTTTACCAAACAATGTGTCGTCACCCTGGACCTTGAAGGCGTTCTCGCTCCGGAAATCTGGATTGCCGTTGCAGAAAAGACCGGCATCGCCGACCTGCGCCTGACCACCCGCGACATTCCCGACTACGACGTTCTGATGAAGGGCCGTATCAAGATTTTGGAACGCGAAGGCATCAAGCTCAGCGACATCCAGAATGTAATCGCCAACCTGGGCCTGCTGGAAGGCGCCCGCGATTTCATGGACACACTCCGCGACGAAGCCCAGGTGATCATCCTCAGCGACACCTTCCAGGAATTCGCCTACCCCATCATGAAGAACCTGGGCATGCCCAGCATTTTCTGCCACAACCTTGTTGTAGAAAATGACATGATCAAGGGTTACCACCTGCGCCTGAACGACCAGAAGACCAAGGTGGTCAAGTCCCTGCAAGACCTGAACTTCAAGGTATTCGCCAGCGGCGACTCCTTTAACGACACCGGCATGCTGAAGCAGGCAGACAAGGGTTGCTTCTTCTGCGCACCGGATTCCATCGTCGCTCAGTTCCCCCAGCTGGAAGCCACCAAGACTTACGCAGAGCTCCTCGAAAAGTTCCATAAGTTCCAGGACACCCTTTAA
- a CDS encoding Hsp33 family molecular chaperone HslO produces the protein MNFQDRIIRATGKKTPFRLIVVDLTKTMNTIGKQHDAKGYALKLMAENSIASLFLSAGLKFPGTVSFTTSFGGEITCIQSDSTPQGLIRAMIPQSELQAIGGNEPALVPQTVKVVKLNEQGKRVHESIIEAPSVSMGQNLASYLLQSEQVRSAVGIEANFNKEDPSKLDYAAGFYIEAFPDLEDKDINLIEVIIQNLPTFKDMTKAEGFDLDELLDQLRGPYEIDIVKEIEPKAYCPCSQERMVGTVATLPLNDLEDLEKDGEDLDVTCDFCRNKYKITLNDLREIIASRKKN, from the coding sequence ATGAATTTTCAAGATCGCATTATCCGCGCCACAGGCAAGAAGACTCCCTTCCGCCTGATTGTGGTTGACCTGACCAAGACCATGAACACCATCGGCAAGCAGCATGACGCCAAGGGTTACGCCCTCAAGCTCATGGCCGAGAACTCCATCGCCAGCCTCTTTTTGAGCGCAGGCCTCAAGTTCCCCGGCACCGTAAGTTTCACCACCAGCTTTGGTGGCGAAATCACCTGCATCCAGTCAGACTCCACTCCCCAGGGTTTGATCCGCGCCATGATTCCGCAGAGCGAACTGCAGGCCATCGGCGGCAACGAACCCGCACTCGTTCCCCAGACCGTCAAGGTGGTCAAGCTGAACGAACAGGGCAAGCGCGTTCACGAAAGCATTATCGAGGCCCCCTCCGTTTCTATGGGTCAGAATCTGGCCAGCTACCTCTTGCAGTCCGAACAGGTACGTTCCGCTGTGGGTATCGAAGCCAATTTCAATAAAGAAGACCCCAGCAAACTGGACTACGCCGCCGGTTTCTACATCGAAGCCTTTCCGGATCTTGAAGACAAGGACATCAACCTGATTGAAGTGATCATCCAGAACCTGCCCACCTTCAAGGACATGACCAAGGCCGAAGGCTTTGACCTGGATGAACTGCTGGACCAGCTCCGCGGCCCCTACGAAATCGACATCGTCAAGGAAATTGAACCCAAGGCCTACTGCCCCTGCAGCCAGGAACGCATGGTGGGTACCGTAGCGACCCTCCCCCTCAATGACCTGGAAGATCTGGAAAAAGACGGCGAAGACCTGGACGTCACCTGCGACTTCTGCCGCAACAAGTATAAGATCACCCTGAACGACCTGCGCGAAATCATCGCCAGCCGTAAAAAGAATTAA